Proteins co-encoded in one Rhopalosiphum maidis isolate BTI-1 chromosome 2, ASM367621v3, whole genome shotgun sequence genomic window:
- the LOC113553812 gene encoding DNA polymerase beta-like — MSKRKAPSDSTNPNHDFCEFLTELADYEKNVTRNIYKCNAYRKAASALAKHGKRIKSGEEAQKLDGIGDKISKKIDEFLGTGKLKKLDNIRSDETSVSIKELTRVSGIGPAKAKELYDLGITNIDILLKHQDKLNHHQILGLKYLNDFEEKIPRSEVIEVEQIIKKTLFNLDPKYKVTICGSYRRGKEFSGDIDTLISHPSFMSHDNKKKCNKLQVVGDILKKNNLITETISLGDAKFMGVCKVNRISRRLDIRLNPYDQFYCAVLYFTGSDLFNKQMRDHALHQGFTLNEYTLRPMGSTGIPGEPVEINSEEDIFDYLDYPYKKPEERNL; from the exons ATGAGTAAAAGGAAAGCTCCAAGTGATTCTACAAATCCAAATCATgatttttgtgaatttttaactG AATTGGctgattatgaaaaaaatgttacacgtaatatatataaatgcaatgCTTATCGGAAAGCAGCGAGTGCATTAGCTAAGCACGGTAAACGTATAAAGTCTGGTGAGGAAGCACAAAAACTTGATGGAATTGGTGATAAAATATCCAAGAAAATTGATGAGTTTTTAGGAAccggaaaattaaaaaaactggataat ataAGAAGTGATGAAACTTCAGTTTCTATAAAAGAATTAACAAGAGTTAGTGGTATTGGGCCAGCTAAAGCAAaagaattatatgatttaggtattacaaatattgacaTCCTGTTAAAACatcaagataaattaaatcatcatCAAATTTTAggattaaa atatttaaatgactTTGAGGAAAAAATACCAAGAAGTGAAGTTATTGAAGTAGAACAAATcatcaaaaaaacattatttaatttggatCCTAAATACAAAGTTACTATTTGTGGCAGTTATag acgaGGTAAAGAATTTAGTGGAGATATTGATACTTTAATTTCTCATCCATCATTTATGTCTCatgataataagaaaaaatgtaataaattgcaAGTGGTTGGAgatattctgaaaaaaaataatctcatCACTGAAACTATATCGTTGGGGGATGCCAAATTcatg gGTGTATGCAAAGTGAATCGTATATCAAGAAGATTAGACATTCGCCTAAATCCATATGATCAGTTTTATTGTGCTGTTCTTTATTTTACTGGGAGTGATTTGTTTAATAAGCAAATGAGAGATCATGCTTTACATCAAGGTTTTACACTCAATGAATATACTTTGCGACCAATGGGTTCTACAG GTATACCAGGTGAACCTGTGGAGATAAACAGTGAAGAAGATATTTTCGATTATTTAGATTATCCTTACAAAAAGCCTGAAGAGcgcaatttatag